A portion of the Lolium rigidum isolate FL_2022 chromosome 1, APGP_CSIRO_Lrig_0.1, whole genome shotgun sequence genome contains these proteins:
- the LOC124675654 gene encoding glycoprotein 3-alpha-L-fucosyltransferase A-like produces MKGSHSQAQAASRRRRCAWLLPLLVGAAFLGEIAFLGRIDLSKNAAAVESWTTSFYRRSANSGEDALPGGGDGDDDEIRQCVERLEREDAVPYDRDFEKDPVLVGGAAKDWNKCSVGCDFGFPASKTPDASFGMVSDPSVKSILRSMESSHYYSENNINAARGRGYQIVMTTSLSSDVPVGYFSWAEYDIMAPVPPKTEEALAAAFISNCGARNFRLQALEMLESLDVKIDSYGSCHRNHDGKVDKVETLKRYKFSLAFENSNEEDYVTEKFFQSLVTGAIPVVVGAPNIQDFSPGEGAILHIKELDDVTSVARTMKHIASNPDAFNQSLRWKYDGPSDSFKALIDMAAVHSSCRLCIHIATKIHEKEERTPKFMNRTCSCSSQKGTVYHLFVRERGRFKSESIYLRSNKLTLGSLESAVHAKFGSINHVPVWKDERPSSIRGGNELKVYKIYPVGLTERQALYNFKFSDDAELARYIKDHPCAKFEVIFV; encoded by the exons ATGAAGGGCTCCCACTCGCAGGCCCAGGCGGCAAGCCGCCGGCGGCGTTGTGCGTGGCTGCTCCCGCTGCTCGTTGGCGCCGCTTTCCTCGGCGAGATCGCGTTCCTCGGCCGCATCGACTTGTCCAAGAACGCTGCGGCGGTCGAGAGCTGGACTACCTCCTTCTACCGCCGCTCCGCGAACTCGGGCGAGGACGCGCTTCCGGGTGGTGGggacggcgatgacgacgagaTCCGCCAGTGCGTCGAGCGGCTCGAGAGGGAGGACGCCGTGCCCTACGACCGCGATTTCGAAAAGGACCCTGTCCTCGTCGGCGGCGCCGCTAAG GATTGGAATAAATGTTCCGTAGGGTGTGATTTTGGGTTTCCAGCTAGTAAGACACCTGATGCTAGTTTTGGAATGGTCTCGGATCCCTCCGTAAAGAGTATCCTCAGATCAATGGAATCGTCTCATTATTATTCAGAGAACAATATTAATGCGGCTCGAGG GAGAGGGTACCAAATTGTGATGACAACCAGCCTTTCATCAGATGTGCCGGTTGGCTACTTTTCATGGGCTGAATATGATATCATGGCACCCGTTCCTCCAAAGACTGAAGAAGCCTTAGCTGCAGCTTTTATTTCCAATTGTGGTGCACGCAACTTCCGTTTGCAAGCCCTCGAGATGCTTGAAAGTTTAGATGTAAAAATCGATTCTTATGGTAGCTGCCATCGTAATCATGATGGCAAAG TGGacaaagtggagactttgaagcgCTACAAATTCAGTTTGGCTTTTGAGAATTCTAACGAGGAAGATTATGTTACAGAGAAGTTTTTCCAGTCATTGGTAACAG GGGCCATTCCGGTTGTCGTTGGTGCACCAAATATTCAAGATTTTTCTCCAGGAGAAGGAGCAATATTACACATTAAGGAGCTTGATGACGTTACTTCAGTTGCTAGGACCATGAAACATATTGCATCAAATCCTGATGCTTTTAATCAATCTTTGAG GTGGAAGTATGATGGTCCATCTGATTCGTTCAAGGCACTTATTGACATGGCAGCGGTTCATTCATCCTGCCGCCTCTGCATACATATCGCTACGAAGATTCATGAAAAAGAAGAAAGGACTCCAAAATTTATGAATCGCACATGTAGTTGTTCCAGCCAAAAAGGAACAGTATACCACTTATTTGTTAGAGAGAGAGGGAGGTTTAAGTCGGAAAGCATTTATCTAAG ATCAAACAAATTAACTTTAGGATCTTTGGAGTCTGCCGTACatgctaaatttggatccatcaacCATGTTCCTGTATGGAAGGATGAAAGGCCATCAAGTATTCGAGGTGGGAACGAGTTAAAGGTGTACAAAATTTATCCAGTTGGTCTTACAGAACGACAAGCATTATACAACTTCAAATTTAGTGATGATGCTGAACTTGCCAGATACATTAAAGATCATCCATGTGCAAAGTTTGAGGTAATTTTTGTATAG